A single window of Neospora caninum Liverpool complete genome, chromosome XII DNA harbors:
- a CDS encoding Ribosomal protein S27, related translates to MEIDLLNPDPKVEATKHKLKRLIPNPNSFFMDVKCPGCLQITTVFSHAQTVVLCGSCNIMLCQPTGGKCKLTEGCSFRKKVE, encoded by the exons ATGGAGATTGATTTGCTTAACCCCGACCCCAAGGTCGAGGCAACCAAGCATAAGCTGAAACGGCTTATTCCCAACCCAAACTCCTTCTTCATGGATGTCAAATGCCCTGGCTGCCTTCAAATCACGACCGTTTTCTCACATGCTCAGACCGTTGTCCTCTGCGGCAG CTGCAACATCATGCTCTGCCAGCCGACCGGAGGCAAGTGCAAGTTGACTGAGGGCTGCTCATTCCGCAAGAAGGTGGAGTAG
- a CDS encoding putative DNA-directed RNA polymerases III, 39 kDa polypeptide → MSTPDGSREASGPQTLSAPPASNSAASPRSASLTAADLQAAYTLGQQHESELTQELLLEQPVVVGIGVIWRAGLCCLLRPSNVIGKLKTLDAFDYKVYCAIEQAGTTGVWTADLRKSTGLQTHIIQRSVKQLCDFLKLIKPVKSIHVKNRKMYILAHLEPAKEIAGGSFYSNGEFNEHLVEHLREQTRTFLQNAGTASFQALAAYTRSSGERNGATFSDEDLEKVLNSLEFEQKICRVPTLGQPTFVWSKFPALYDPSGLPCSTCPVKSSCYSREENKISPANCEYLSSWLGLDFEVDATSEAEEASAADP, encoded by the exons ATGAGCACTCCCGACGGAAGTAGGGAGGCTTCCGGCCCCCAGACTCTTTCCGCTCCGCCAGCAAGCAACTCAGCGGCGTCTCCCAGGTCCGCGTCCCTTACCGCTGCAGACTTGCAGGCTGCGTACACTCTCGGGCAGCAGCACGAGAGTGAACTGACTCAAGAGCTTCTCTTGGAGCAG CCCGTGGTTGTGGGGATCGGCGTCATTTGGCGTGCAggcctctgctgtcttctgcgCCCGTCGAATGTGATTGGAAAGCTCAAGACCCTCGACGCGTTTGACTACAAAGTTTATTGCGCCATAGAACAAGCTGGGACGACAG GTGTATGGACAGCGGACTTGCGGAAGAGCACCGGGCTTCAGACTCACATTATACAGCGCAGCGTGAAACAGCTGTGTGACTTCCTCAAGCTCATCAAGCCGGTCAAAAGCATACACGTCAAAAACAGGAAAATGTACATTCTCGCTCACCTCGAGCCGGCGAAAGAG ATCGCCGGCGGATCGTTCTACAGCAACGGCGAGTTCAATGAACACCTCGTCGAG CATCTTCGCGAGCAGACTCGGACCTTTCTTCAGAATGCCGGAACTGCCTCGTTCCAGGCACTGGCCGCTTACACGCGAAGCAGCG GCGAACGCAACGGTGCGACTTTTAGTGACGAGGATTTGGAGAAAGTTCTGAACAGCCTGGAATTCGAGCAGAAGATCTGCCGAGTCCCGACACTTGGGCAACCGACCTTTGTG TGGAGCAAGTTCCCTGCTCTCTACGACCCGTCGGGCTTACCGTGTAGTACGTGCCCTGTGAAAAGTTCGTGCTATAGTCGGGAGGAGAACAAGATCTCTCCGGCTAACTGCGAGTATCTGTCGTCTTGGCTGGGGCTAGATTTCGAG GTCGACGCAACGtccgaagcagaggaagccTCGGCAGCAGACCCATAG
- a CDS encoding At5g09770, related, with amino-acid sequence MFLPLLSGILHLSRPVFGPASFGRFAGRLVLAQLLVLASQQGVSARGIFPQPHPRVWSSFSPSFWLVSPDSASGPRLFYSASDPDASSAFLKLLSSPSPFSHVAFRETLARQADRERQPSGDCGAGCAPGSLEENAPQGPSLAFVFARRAVNGRRFQPNAYGAHRVVSRGKSAVPGVEVPRPGLGGHREGTSSFSALFWCRGGALETEGGSLAKGRLSVSSPAPRLCGREPTPEPLVGSQVTRQRVSSGMRAQTRRTPGVSPFGKRVGVSPCFRSSSLTSSPPWACARESFLEEPEKMRLVWTITRETRSEGTAQPVAKPHAAESAANEGTLAARQWNRTAQRVDQQRGLAEGGEASHSTENALHARNGSVLATPFSWGVSITTPCEAERRFGVGGITMHAHHNRKRNKLGRPYGHRRCLLRNLCTELLRHGAITTTYAKAKECRRATDKLLMLAKEPSLHTYRQALGYLYDKGLTRQLFLEASQRFAYRPHGFCRLQKLPFCRQGDNAQMARLELLD; translated from the exons ATGTTTCTGCCGCTCCTTTCGGGCATTCTCCACTTGTCGCGGCCCGTTTTCGGACCTGCTTCTTTTGGTCGCTTCGCGGGGAGGCTGGTCTTGGCGCAGCTGCTGGTTCTTGCCTCGCAACAGGGTGTCTCTGCAAGAGGAATCTTTCCTCAGCCGCACCCCCGCGTGTggtcctcgttctcgccctccttctGGCTGGTTTCCCCAGACTCGGCGTCCGGCCCCCGCCTCTTTTACTCAGCGAGTGATCCcgacgcttcttccgcctttctgaaactgctttcttcgccgtctcccttttcccacGTGGCCTTTCGCGAGACCCTCGCCCGACAGGCAGACCGCGAGCGGCAGCCAAGCGGAGACTGCGGCGCCGGATGCGCGCCCGGTTCGTtggaagaaaacgccccACAAGGACCGTCCTTGGCCTTCGTCTTTGCACGGCGTGCAGTGAATGGGCGGCGTTTCCAACCGAACGCGTATGGAGCGCATCGCGTGGTTTCGAGAGGGAAGTCCGCCGTGCCGGGCGTGGAGGTCCCCAGACCGGGACTTGGGGGTCACCGGGAAGGAACCAGTTCGTTCTCGGCGCTTTTCTGGTGTCGAGGAGGCGCGTTAGAAACGGAGGGCGGCAGTCTGGCGAAGGGACGACtcagcgtctcctcgcctgctccTCGACTCTGCGGCCGCGAACCCACGCCCGAGCCTCTGGTCGGCTCGCAGGTGACGCGCCAAAGAGTGTCCTCCGGCATGCGGGCACAGACACGGCGGACACCTGGAGTCTCTCCGTTTGGGAAAAGAGTCGGCGTGTCGCCTTGTTTCCGCAGCAGCAGTCTCACGTCGTCGCCGCCCTGGGCTtgtgcgagagagagttTCCTGGAAGAACCAGAAAAAATGAGACTGGTGTGGACAATAACACGCGAGACGAGGTCCGAAGGAACAGCCCAGCCGGTCGCCAAGCCTCACGCAGCTGAGTCGGCCGCGAATGAAGGAACGTTGGCGGCTCGCCAGTGGAACCGGACGGCGCAGCGAGTCGACCAGCAACGAGGACTCGCAGAAGGTGGCGAGGCTTCTCACTCGACGGAGAacgctctgcatgcgagaaacggaagcgtCTTGGCAACGCCCTTCTCGTGGGGAGTGTCGATAACGACGCCGtgcgaagcggagagacgcttcgGTGTCGGCGGCATCACGATGCACGCGCACCACAACCGGAAACGAAACAAGCTGGGCAGGCCTTACGGGCATCGGCGCTGTCTGCTCCGCAATCTGTGTACCGAA CTCCTGCGCCACGGTGCAATTACGACTACGTATGCAAAGGCGAAGGAGTGCCGACGGGCTACCGACAAGTTGCTCATGCTCGCGAAGGAGCCGTCGCTACACACGTATCGCCAGGCGCTCGGCTATTTGTACGACAAAGGCCTGACGCGCCAACTCTTTCTTGAG GCCTCCCAGCGGTTTGCGTACCGTCCTCACGGTTTCTGTCGGTTGCAAAAGCTTCCGTTTTGTCGACAAGGAGACAACGCTCAGATGGCCCGGTTAGAACTGCTTGACTAG